From one Mycolicibacterium sp. HK-90 genomic stretch:
- a CDS encoding MarR family winged helix-turn-helix transcriptional regulator, translating to MAASKKRTSKAQLAGPLLDYLARRIRAEAEAEFIPFGLRPRHVIALTLLRDFGERSQSDLAQALGIEPTNLVILLNELESMGLVERRRSTEDRRRHIVTLTDTGADKLADVETVVADIENRMFSTLTADDRDTLHTLLQRAAAAASGGPETPAAGPT from the coding sequence GTGGCGGCCAGCAAGAAGCGGACATCAAAAGCCCAGCTTGCGGGACCATTGCTGGATTACCTGGCCCGCCGCATCCGCGCCGAGGCCGAAGCCGAGTTCATCCCGTTCGGGCTGCGGCCTCGTCACGTGATCGCCCTGACCTTGCTGCGCGACTTCGGCGAACGCAGCCAATCGGACCTGGCGCAGGCCCTGGGAATCGAGCCGACCAACCTCGTCATCCTGCTCAACGAACTCGAATCGATGGGCCTGGTCGAACGCCGGCGCTCCACCGAAGACCGGCGCCGCCACATCGTGACACTGACCGACACCGGGGCGGACAAACTCGCCGACGTCGAAACAGTGGTGGCCGACATCGAGAACCGGATGTTCTCCACCCTCACCGCCGACGACCGCGACACCCTCCACACGCTGTTGCAACGCGCCGCCGCGGCCGCCTCGGGCGGGCCCGAAACACCCGCCGCCGGGCCGACCTGA
- a CDS encoding FMN-dependent NADH-azoreductase: MSRRLTALAVRRWQLTHPGGTVTYRDLAADPIPHLDAATGMARLVPAAQRTPAQHASFALTEQLIDEIKRADTVLLGLPLYNYGPPSTVKAWVDHLVAPGLSIGEDGTGLLADTDFIVIESRGGGYGSGTPREGWDHAEAWLPHAVSHTGLQPRFITAELTMAETNPSMADLKPLARESLQRATAEIENLWEARENVA, translated from the coding sequence GTGAGTCGCCGGTTGACTGCGCTCGCCGTGCGGCGCTGGCAGCTGACCCACCCCGGCGGCACGGTCACCTACCGTGATCTGGCCGCGGACCCCATTCCGCACCTGGATGCGGCCACCGGGATGGCTCGTCTGGTGCCGGCGGCCCAGCGCACACCGGCACAGCACGCGTCGTTCGCGTTGACCGAGCAACTCATCGACGAGATCAAGCGCGCCGACACCGTCCTGCTCGGGTTGCCGCTGTACAACTACGGGCCTCCGAGCACCGTCAAAGCCTGGGTGGACCACCTGGTCGCCCCAGGACTATCGATCGGCGAGGACGGGACGGGTCTGCTCGCCGACACCGATTTCATCGTGATCGAAAGCCGTGGGGGCGGATACGGATCCGGTACCCCCAGAGAAGGGTGGGACCACGCCGAAGCCTGGCTGCCGCACGCGGTGTCGCACACGGGTCTTCAGCCCAGGTTCATCACCGCCGAGCTGACCATGGCCGAGACCAACCCGTCCATGGCAGACCTCAAGCCGTTGGCCCGAGAAAGCCTGCAGCGGGCGACCGCCGAGATCGAAAACCTCTGGGAAGCTCGCGAAAACGTCGCCTGA
- a CDS encoding NCS2 family permease, which translates to MNRLDRFFEISARGSTVPSEVRGGLVTFIAMAYIIVLNPVILSGSADVDGNKLEFAQVSATTCLAAGVMTILFGVIARLPFAFAAGLGINSFLATTVVGSVTWPEAMGLVVIDGLIIVALAASGFRRMVFDAVPMQLKLAITAGIGLFILFIGVVDAGFVGSTGLPSPPVGLGTGGAGSINTVPTVVFVFTLLVTGILVARKVRGGILIGLVTGTVVAVIVEAIWHLGSAQEKPGGWGLSVPTLSGSPFALPDLSLVGEVSMGSFSRIGALAAIMLVFTLVFANFFDAMGTMTGLSREAGLSDSQGNFPRLKSALIVEGAGAVVGGSSSASSNTVFIESGAGIEEGARTGFANLITGALFLAAMFVAPLASIVPTEVAAAALVIVGAMMVSQLRHIDLSEFSVALPVVLTVATMAFSYSIANGIGVGFVAWAVLRSAAGKAREVSPLLWIVAAGFILYFARGWIESLIGM; encoded by the coding sequence ATGAATCGACTCGATCGTTTCTTCGAGATCTCAGCGCGTGGCTCGACCGTCCCCTCCGAGGTCCGCGGCGGCCTGGTCACCTTCATCGCGATGGCCTACATCATCGTGCTGAACCCGGTGATCCTGTCCGGATCGGCCGACGTCGACGGCAACAAGCTCGAGTTCGCCCAAGTCTCGGCCACCACCTGCCTGGCCGCGGGCGTGATGACGATCCTGTTCGGGGTCATCGCGCGACTGCCGTTCGCCTTCGCCGCCGGATTGGGCATCAACTCGTTCCTGGCCACCACCGTGGTGGGCAGCGTCACCTGGCCCGAGGCCATGGGCCTCGTGGTCATCGACGGGCTCATCATCGTGGCACTCGCGGCCAGCGGGTTCCGCCGCATGGTGTTCGACGCGGTCCCCATGCAGCTCAAGCTGGCCATCACCGCCGGCATCGGCTTGTTCATCCTGTTCATCGGTGTGGTGGACGCCGGATTCGTCGGCTCGACCGGCCTGCCCTCTCCCCCGGTCGGGCTCGGCACCGGCGGGGCCGGCTCGATCAACACCGTGCCGACCGTCGTCTTCGTGTTCACCCTGCTGGTCACCGGCATCCTGGTGGCGCGAAAAGTGCGCGGCGGCATCCTGATCGGTCTGGTCACCGGCACCGTGGTGGCGGTGATCGTGGAGGCCATCTGGCATCTGGGGTCGGCACAGGAGAAGCCCGGCGGCTGGGGCCTTTCGGTACCCACCCTGTCCGGCTCACCGTTCGCGCTGCCCGATCTGTCCCTGGTCGGCGAGGTCAGCATGGGCAGCTTCAGCCGGATCGGAGCGCTGGCCGCGATCATGCTGGTGTTCACCTTGGTGTTCGCCAACTTCTTCGATGCCATGGGCACGATGACGGGTCTGTCGCGAGAGGCCGGACTGTCCGATTCCCAGGGCAATTTTCCGCGACTGAAATCGGCACTGATCGTCGAAGGTGCCGGCGCGGTGGTCGGTGGCTCTTCGTCGGCGTCGTCGAACACCGTGTTCATCGAATCGGGCGCGGGCATCGAGGAAGGGGCCCGCACCGGCTTCGCCAACCTGATCACCGGCGCGCTGTTCCTGGCCGCCATGTTTGTCGCCCCGCTGGCCTCGATCGTGCCGACCGAAGTGGCCGCCGCGGCATTGGTCATCGTCGGCGCGATGATGGTGTCGCAGTTGCGTCACATCGATCTCTCGGAGTTCTCGGTGGCACTGCCCGTCGTCCTCACCGTCGCCACCATGGCGTTCAGCTACTCGATCGCCAACGGCATCGGTGTCGGTTTCGTGGCCTGGGCGGTGCTGCGGTCGGCCGCGGGCAAGGCCCGCGAGGTCAGCCCGCTGCTGTGGATCGTCGCCGCCGGTTTCATCCTGTACTTCGCCCGAGGCTGGATCGAGTCGCTCATCGGCATGTGA
- a CDS encoding sigma-70 family RNA polymerase sigma factor — translation MPICADESVSIDDSQESRFERDALPLVDQLYAVARRYTRNALDAEDLVQETMLKAYSSFHTYQDGTNIRAWMFRILSNTWINSYRTAQRRPQEVFAEALTDAQLAEVAQRFPLGVASAELAALESMGDEEVRRAMRALPEPQGIVVYYADVMGFRYKEIAEIIDVPLGTVMSRLHRGRRNLRALLVDADVAGGFRTGGRLPCTAA, via the coding sequence GTGCCGATTTGCGCAGATGAATCCGTAAGCATCGACGACAGCCAGGAATCGCGGTTCGAGCGCGATGCGCTTCCGTTGGTGGACCAGCTCTACGCGGTCGCGCGCAGGTACACGCGCAATGCGCTGGATGCGGAGGATCTGGTCCAGGAAACAATGCTCAAGGCGTACAGCAGTTTTCACACCTATCAGGACGGCACGAACATCCGGGCCTGGATGTTCCGGATCCTGAGCAACACGTGGATCAACTCGTACCGCACTGCTCAGCGACGGCCGCAGGAGGTGTTCGCCGAGGCGCTCACGGATGCCCAGCTCGCGGAGGTCGCGCAGCGGTTCCCGCTGGGTGTGGCGTCGGCGGAACTTGCCGCGCTGGAGTCGATGGGCGATGAAGAGGTGCGCCGGGCCATGCGCGCGTTGCCGGAACCGCAGGGAATCGTGGTGTACTACGCCGACGTGATGGGATTCCGGTACAAGGAGATCGCCGAGATCATCGATGTGCCACTCGGAACGGTGATGTCGCGATTGCACCGGGGGCGGAGGAATCTGCGCGCCCTGCTCGTCGATGCCGATGTGGCGGGCGGTTTCCGTACCGGGGGTCGATTGCCCTGCACTGCAGCCTAA
- a CDS encoding LysR family transcriptional regulator, with protein sequence MSDATLRQLEYFIAAVEEGSVTAAAQRLHLSQSALSMALGELERALGVQVLVRHRRGVRPTGIGEQVLVDARRLLVDLQDLQTSARESQYGLTGKLMVGCYSTLSPVLLPPVLSEYVVRFPGVDLTFTEGPHDTLIDNLRNGTLDLVLLYDYGSDLSSPREDLQSEIIVAAPPYVLLAEDHPLAVHDTVALHQLVTHPMILFSLPPGGDYFLSLFKAEGLEPRVRYRATNFELVRSLVARRLGYSILSQRTQISVSYEGRGFITRPLAGNHPGLAVKAVTLAGAKLTRPAAAFIETCRAVN encoded by the coding sequence ATGTCTGATGCCACGCTTCGCCAGCTCGAGTACTTCATCGCCGCCGTCGAGGAAGGCTCGGTGACGGCGGCCGCGCAGCGCCTGCACCTGTCCCAGTCGGCGCTGTCGATGGCGCTGGGCGAGCTGGAACGCGCACTCGGTGTGCAGGTGCTCGTCCGGCACCGGCGCGGGGTTCGACCGACCGGGATCGGCGAACAGGTACTTGTCGATGCGCGGCGACTGTTGGTCGACTTACAAGACCTGCAGACATCCGCACGCGAAAGCCAGTACGGGCTCACCGGCAAACTGATGGTCGGGTGTTACAGCACGCTGTCGCCGGTGTTGTTGCCGCCGGTGCTGAGCGAATACGTCGTGCGCTTCCCAGGCGTCGACCTCACGTTCACCGAAGGCCCGCACGACACCCTCATCGATAACCTGCGCAACGGCACCCTGGATCTGGTGCTGCTCTACGACTACGGGTCGGATCTGTCCTCACCCCGCGAAGATCTGCAATCCGAAATCATCGTCGCCGCACCGCCGTACGTCTTGCTGGCGGAGGACCACCCGCTGGCCGTACACGACACCGTGGCGCTGCACCAACTGGTCACCCATCCGATGATCCTGTTCAGCCTCCCACCGGGCGGGGACTACTTCCTGTCGCTCTTCAAGGCCGAGGGCCTGGAGCCGCGAGTCCGCTACCGCGCCACCAACTTCGAGCTTGTCCGCTCGCTCGTGGCCCGCCGCCTGGGCTATTCCATCCTCAGCCAGCGCACTCAGATCTCGGTGAGCTACGAGGGCCGCGGATTCATCACGCGGCCACTCGCAGGCAACCATCCCGGGCTTGCGGTCAAGGCAGTGACGCTCGCCGGCGCCAAGCTCACCCGCCCGGCAGCGGCGTTCATCGAGACGTGCCGAGCGGTGAACTGA
- a CDS encoding amino acid permease: MNQRGGSAPQSTEPHRVPDSGAPPGGGLRRSLENRHIVMIALGGIIGAGLFVGSGAVINRTGPAAVLSYALSGVLMILVIRAIGEMAVARPSSGSVANFSREGLGNWAGFSVGWLYWYFWVVVAAIEAVAGAGILVNYIPGVPAWLLCLGLVLVLTAINLLSVKAYGEAEFWFASIKVIAIIFFICVTGLFLLGLVGKPESPGLTNLFSHGGMFPYGIVAALVGSVTVLFSMGGAEIATIAAAESKKPVEFAAKATKQVMARVFMFYVLSILLIVAAIPWDTPFTGESIRSPFAVVLEYIGIPGMSVVMEAIVLTAVLSSLNSCLYITSRMLFALAEKGDAPAALVKVNSRGVPVRAILAGTSMGYAAVVANYFFPEQVFIFLINSSGAIQLIYYIILVGAEIRLRRRLEVTDPAALRMKMWCFPYLSWFSIAWMAVVLGLMAVIEETRSQFLLSLVAFGVILLAYRFRAARGAAPATDPTSSV; encoded by the coding sequence ATGAACCAGCGCGGTGGATCGGCGCCACAATCCACGGAGCCGCACCGGGTGCCCGACAGCGGTGCCCCGCCGGGCGGCGGCCTCAGGCGCAGCCTGGAAAACCGTCACATCGTGATGATCGCGCTGGGCGGCATCATCGGCGCCGGTCTGTTCGTCGGCAGCGGTGCGGTGATCAACCGCACCGGCCCTGCCGCGGTTCTCAGCTATGCCCTGTCCGGGGTGCTGATGATCCTCGTCATCCGTGCGATCGGCGAAATGGCCGTAGCGCGACCGTCATCGGGCTCCGTGGCCAACTTCTCCAGAGAGGGTCTGGGCAACTGGGCCGGATTCAGCGTCGGCTGGCTCTACTGGTACTTCTGGGTCGTCGTCGCCGCCATCGAGGCCGTCGCCGGCGCGGGAATCCTGGTCAACTACATCCCGGGGGTTCCGGCCTGGCTGCTCTGTCTTGGTCTGGTGCTCGTGCTGACCGCGATAAACCTGTTGTCGGTCAAGGCATATGGCGAAGCCGAGTTCTGGTTCGCGTCCATCAAGGTCATCGCGATCATCTTCTTCATCTGCGTCACCGGCCTGTTCCTGCTCGGGCTCGTGGGCAAGCCCGAAAGCCCCGGCCTGACCAACCTGTTCTCCCACGGCGGCATGTTCCCGTACGGAATCGTGGCCGCGCTCGTGGGCAGTGTGACGGTGCTGTTCTCGATGGGCGGTGCCGAGATCGCCACCATCGCCGCCGCCGAGTCGAAGAAGCCCGTCGAGTTCGCCGCCAAGGCGACCAAGCAGGTGATGGCCCGGGTGTTCATGTTCTACGTGCTGTCGATCCTGCTGATCGTGGCCGCGATTCCGTGGGACACGCCCTTCACCGGCGAGAGCATCCGCAGCCCGTTCGCGGTGGTGCTGGAGTACATCGGAATTCCCGGGATGTCGGTGGTGATGGAGGCCATCGTCCTCACCGCGGTGCTCAGCTCGCTGAACTCGTGCCTCTACATCACCTCGCGAATGTTGTTCGCACTGGCCGAAAAAGGCGATGCGCCGGCAGCGTTGGTGAAGGTCAACAGCAGGGGAGTGCCGGTGCGCGCGATCCTGGCCGGCACATCCATGGGCTACGCGGCCGTGGTGGCCAACTACTTCTTCCCCGAGCAGGTCTTCATCTTCCTGATCAACTCATCGGGCGCCATCCAGCTCATCTACTACATCATTCTCGTCGGAGCCGAGATCCGGCTGCGCCGCAGGCTTGAGGTCACCGACCCCGCGGCCCTGCGCATGAAGATGTGGTGCTTCCCGTATCTCTCCTGGTTCTCCATCGCCTGGATGGCCGTCGTCCTCGGGCTGATGGCGGTGATCGAGGAGACCCGCTCGCAGTTCCTACTGAGCCTGGTGGCCTTCGGAGTGATCCTGCTCGCCTACCGCTTTCGCGCCGCCCGCGGTGCGGCGCCTGCCACCGACCCCACCTCAAGCGTCTGA
- a CDS encoding 4-hydroxyphenylacetate 3-hydroxylase family protein — MIRTGEDYRESIRDGRNVWIDGERVDDVTTHPAFQPIVDVRARIYDLGHDELTRDVMTYVDEVSGETCAIGSKPPVTKEDWHAKRRGVDVILDHAGGVVTRVGDETVGEMWSLADGQDVLDKINPAFSENIVRHVRNATLTDPFHVSANTDPKGDRSKWPQEQDPDVLLRVVGENDRGIVVRGAKFETAAAYSNQAFVKPTIGDWNHQTHSEYAVGFLADMGHPDIKHICRSGFRGMRSAEDYPLTNRVDEIDTMIVFDDVEIPWENVFFYRHTEAASFIRATLHRYSIFPFIQRHLRWADLLLGFAHASARQTGVKMHQGVREKIAEVAAYREGINAFLTAAIELAEPSPGGFLMPHQPTMYSGRVFACSNLPRIVHLVRDLAGCQISLTPSAATFANEEASGWLKKYFAIGDVEAEERRKLLAYGRDLLNSDYANHRLTFQLFAQSPPFSHLLAIYNNYDFEPATEIMCQSAGIKTIDGRNR; from the coding sequence ATGATCAGGACCGGAGAAGATTACCGGGAGTCGATCCGCGACGGACGAAATGTCTGGATCGACGGGGAACGCGTCGACGACGTGACCACCCATCCGGCATTCCAGCCGATCGTCGATGTCCGTGCCCGCATCTACGATCTCGGCCATGACGAATTGACCAGGGACGTGATGACCTATGTCGACGAAGTCAGCGGCGAAACCTGCGCCATCGGCTCCAAACCGCCCGTGACCAAGGAGGACTGGCACGCCAAACGGCGCGGCGTGGACGTCATCCTCGACCATGCGGGTGGCGTGGTCACCCGGGTCGGCGACGAGACGGTGGGCGAGATGTGGTCACTGGCCGACGGCCAGGACGTACTCGACAAGATCAACCCGGCGTTCTCCGAGAACATCGTCAGGCATGTTCGCAACGCCACTCTGACGGATCCGTTCCATGTTTCGGCCAACACCGATCCGAAGGGCGACCGGTCGAAGTGGCCCCAGGAGCAGGATCCCGATGTCCTGCTTCGGGTTGTCGGTGAGAACGACCGTGGAATCGTGGTGCGCGGTGCGAAGTTCGAGACGGCCGCCGCGTACTCGAACCAGGCGTTCGTCAAACCGACGATCGGCGACTGGAACCATCAGACGCACTCCGAATATGCGGTCGGATTCCTCGCCGACATGGGCCATCCCGACATCAAGCACATCTGTCGCTCCGGATTCCGGGGCATGCGGTCGGCCGAGGATTATCCACTGACCAACCGTGTCGACGAGATCGACACGATGATCGTGTTCGATGACGTGGAAATCCCCTGGGAGAACGTCTTCTTCTACCGGCACACCGAGGCGGCGAGCTTCATCCGGGCCACGCTGCACCGGTACAGCATCTTCCCGTTCATCCAGCGCCATCTGCGCTGGGCCGATCTGCTGCTGGGTTTCGCCCACGCCAGTGCCCGCCAGACCGGGGTCAAGATGCATCAAGGGGTGCGGGAGAAGATCGCCGAGGTTGCGGCATATCGCGAGGGAATCAACGCTTTCCTCACCGCCGCAATCGAACTCGCTGAGCCGAGCCCCGGTGGCTTCCTGATGCCGCACCAGCCGACCATGTACTCCGGCCGGGTGTTCGCCTGCAGCAATCTGCCGAGGATCGTGCACCTGGTGCGAGATCTGGCGGGCTGCCAGATCAGTCTGACTCCCAGTGCGGCCACATTCGCCAACGAGGAGGCTTCCGGATGGCTGAAGAAGTACTTCGCGATCGGCGACGTGGAAGCCGAGGAGCGACGCAAGCTCCTCGCCTACGGACGTGACCTGCTGAACTCGGATTACGCCAACCATCGGCTGACCTTCCAGCTGTTCGCTCAATCACCGCCCTTCTCACACCTGTTGGCGATCTACAACAACTACGACTTCGAGCCGGCGACCGAAATCATGTGCCAGTCCGCCGGAATCAAGACAATCGATGGGAGAAACCGATGA
- a CDS encoding RidA family protein — translation MTSSSTETLVVGGHRRIRPFNTANTYPEQNLSNDLSQAVVAGNTVYLRGQVAQDLETRECVAVGDPAGQAHKTVDNIELLLAEAGAGLEHIVSCHVYLTDVRYREDVYRVLGERLKGVFYASTGLVVDSLARPEWVVEVTVTAVIP, via the coding sequence ATGACCAGCTCGAGTACCGAAACCCTTGTGGTCGGCGGACATCGCCGCATTCGGCCGTTCAACACCGCCAACACCTATCCCGAGCAGAATCTGTCCAACGACCTGTCCCAGGCCGTGGTCGCAGGCAACACCGTCTACCTGCGCGGCCAGGTGGCCCAGGATCTGGAGACCCGGGAGTGTGTGGCGGTGGGTGACCCCGCGGGTCAGGCGCACAAGACGGTGGACAACATCGAGCTGCTGTTGGCCGAGGCCGGGGCCGGGCTGGAGCACATCGTCTCGTGCCATGTGTATCTCACCGATGTGCGATACCGCGAGGATGTCTACCGCGTTCTGGGTGAACGGCTCAAGGGAGTGTTCTACGCGTCCACCGGATTGGTCGTCGATTCGCTGGCTCGCCCCGAATGGGTCGTGGAAGTGACTGTGACGGCGGTGATTCCGTGA
- a CDS encoding DUF1028 domain-containing protein encodes MTFSLAGRCARTGMFGAVVTSSSPAVAARCISARSGVGVACTQNVTDPTLSAKLLDRLAQGADAQRAMDFMVATAAYAEYRQLTVVGATGSGASHSGARTLGTHTVATGVDAVAAGNLLSSDKVPEAMVEAFEAEPGAELAERLLAGLRAGEEAGGEEGPVHSCGLLVVSDAEWPLTDLRVDWDEDDPITRLERAWRVWQPQAEDYTLRARRPDLAPSYGVPGDE; translated from the coding sequence GTGACCTTTTCGCTGGCTGGGCGCTGCGCCCGGACCGGGATGTTCGGTGCGGTGGTGACGTCGTCGAGCCCGGCGGTGGCGGCGCGCTGCATATCGGCCCGGTCCGGTGTCGGCGTCGCGTGCACCCAGAACGTCACCGATCCGACTCTCAGCGCGAAGTTGCTGGACCGGCTCGCGCAAGGGGCCGATGCGCAGCGCGCGATGGACTTCATGGTCGCGACGGCCGCTTACGCCGAATACCGGCAACTCACCGTGGTCGGCGCGACCGGCTCCGGCGCATCCCACTCGGGTGCTCGCACCTTGGGGACCCACACCGTTGCGACCGGTGTCGATGCGGTCGCCGCAGGCAACCTGCTGTCGTCCGACAAGGTACCGGAGGCGATGGTCGAGGCCTTCGAAGCCGAACCCGGTGCCGAACTGGCCGAGCGACTGCTGGCCGGGTTGCGAGCGGGTGAGGAGGCCGGTGGTGAGGAGGGGCCCGTGCATTCATGCGGGCTACTCGTGGTGTCGGACGCCGAATGGCCGCTCACCGACCTGCGGGTGGATTGGGATGAGGACGACCCGATCACCCGACTGGAGCGTGCCTGGCGGGTGTGGCAGCCGCAGGCCGAGGACTACACGCTGCGGGCCCGCCGCCCGGACTTGGCGCCGTCCTACGGGGTCCCGGGTGACGAATGA
- a CDS encoding M20 family metallopeptidase, with protein sequence MTNDLKGRVRSAVEEVFPSLTALSEKLHANPEIAWSEHQAVRWVSGRLAEAGFEVATPYLGLDTAFHARSGRGPVRVGLCAEYDALPGLGHACGHNLIAAMSVGAALALAGVAEDAGLTVEVFGTPAEEGGGGKIEMLERGAFRGLDLALMAHPAPVDVAEARPFAVSHSEISFTGKAAHAAAYPEHGRNAADAFTIAQVALGLLRQQLPATVRVHGVVTHGGEAPNAIPERTRGRWYVRAETLAELAELEPRVMRCFEAGALASDCELAVRPESLPYAEFRTDERALAAYRRNAEALGRTFAEDGAGRMNRASTDMGNVSQVVPAIHPYIGIGSLPALNHQREFADHCVGDMAERAIRDGAIALAWTVLDVFADRVPR encoded by the coding sequence GTGACGAATGACCTCAAGGGCCGCGTGCGAAGCGCTGTGGAAGAAGTCTTTCCCTCGCTGACGGCACTGTCGGAGAAACTCCACGCCAACCCCGAGATCGCCTGGTCCGAGCACCAGGCCGTCCGGTGGGTGAGCGGCCGCCTCGCCGAGGCCGGGTTCGAGGTGGCCACACCGTATCTGGGGCTGGATACCGCTTTTCATGCGCGCAGCGGTCGCGGTCCGGTCCGGGTCGGGTTGTGTGCCGAGTACGACGCACTACCTGGGCTCGGTCATGCCTGCGGCCACAACTTGATCGCGGCGATGTCGGTTGGCGCGGCCCTGGCGCTGGCCGGGGTCGCCGAGGACGCCGGCCTCACGGTCGAGGTCTTCGGAACGCCGGCCGAGGAAGGCGGAGGGGGAAAGATCGAGATGCTGGAACGCGGTGCGTTTCGCGGCCTCGATCTGGCGTTGATGGCTCACCCCGCCCCGGTCGACGTGGCAGAGGCGCGACCATTCGCGGTCTCGCACTCGGAGATCAGCTTCACCGGCAAGGCAGCGCATGCCGCGGCCTACCCCGAACACGGTCGCAATGCCGCCGACGCCTTCACGATCGCGCAGGTGGCGCTCGGTCTGCTCCGACAGCAATTGCCGGCAACCGTTCGGGTGCACGGCGTGGTGACCCATGGCGGGGAGGCCCCCAACGCGATACCCGAGCGCACCCGCGGCAGGTGGTATGTGCGTGCGGAAACTCTGGCCGAACTAGCGGAGTTGGAACCGCGGGTGATGCGGTGCTTCGAGGCGGGCGCGTTGGCTAGCGATTGCGAGCTGGCGGTGCGACCGGAGAGCCTGCCGTACGCGGAATTCCGCACCGACGAGCGGGCTTTGGCGGCCTACCGCCGCAACGCCGAGGCGCTGGGACGTACGTTCGCCGAGGACGGGGCCGGCCGGATGAACCGGGCATCGACCGACATGGGCAATGTCTCTCAGGTGGTGCCGGCGATCCATCCCTATATAGGCATCGGTTCGCTGCCCGCGCTCAACCATCAGCGTGAGTTCGCCGACCACTGCGTCGGGGACATGGCCGAGCGGGCGATCCGCGACGGCGCCATCGCCCTGGCGTGGACCGTGCTCGACGTGTTCGCCGATCGCGTGCCGCGATGA
- a CDS encoding aspartate ammonia-lyase — protein sequence MTPPVRVERDLIGAQDVPAAAYWGVHTARALENFQVSGITLAGHRQLIAALGAVKQAAARANRELGVLDAERASVIDRACQEVIDGALDGEFVVDVVQGGAGTSTNMNANEVIANRALELLGHPRGSYDKLHPNDHVNRGQSTNDVYPTAVKLALIAALNELAETVEALGNAFGAKAVEFAHVPKIGRTQLQDAVPMTVGQEFGAWCSTLHEELARIAEARRLLCEINLGATAIGTGITSVTGYAQAAARHLGEITGVPVTTATDLVEATSDTGSFLNLSAVLKRTAVKVSKICNDLRLLSSGPQAGLGELRLPARQAGSSIMPGKVNPVIPEMVNQVAFAVIGADVTVTMAAEGGQLQLNAFEPIICHSLLQSIGWMRRAFDTLRTHCVEGIEVNREHLQDISARSASVVTALIPVLGYARASQVAAAVLDGRGEVRDLALATGSIAAADLDRLLGHTPALGHVSE from the coding sequence ATGACACCGCCGGTACGCGTCGAGCGTGATCTGATTGGTGCCCAGGATGTTCCGGCCGCCGCCTATTGGGGAGTGCACACCGCCCGGGCGCTGGAGAACTTTCAGGTCAGCGGCATCACGTTGGCCGGTCATCGGCAGCTCATCGCGGCACTGGGCGCGGTCAAGCAAGCGGCGGCGCGCGCCAACCGCGAGCTCGGCGTGCTCGACGCGGAACGGGCTTCGGTGATCGACCGGGCGTGCCAAGAGGTGATCGACGGTGCGCTGGACGGCGAGTTCGTCGTCGACGTGGTCCAGGGTGGCGCGGGGACGTCGACGAACATGAACGCCAACGAGGTGATCGCCAACCGGGCGCTCGAGCTGCTCGGTCATCCGCGGGGCAGCTACGACAAGCTGCACCCCAATGATCATGTGAACCGGGGGCAGTCGACCAACGACGTATACCCGACAGCGGTCAAGCTGGCGCTGATCGCGGCGCTCAACGAGTTGGCGGAGACAGTCGAGGCGCTCGGCAATGCCTTCGGCGCCAAGGCCGTCGAGTTCGCCCACGTGCCCAAGATCGGCCGCACCCAACTGCAGGATGCCGTTCCGATGACGGTTGGGCAGGAGTTCGGGGCCTGGTGCTCGACACTGCACGAAGAACTCGCGCGCATCGCCGAGGCGCGCCGTCTGCTGTGTGAGATCAACTTGGGTGCAACGGCTATCGGCACCGGGATCACGAGCGTAACCGGGTACGCACAGGCCGCTGCGCGTCACCTCGGGGAGATCACCGGGGTGCCGGTGACAACCGCCACCGATCTCGTCGAGGCCACCTCGGATACCGGCTCGTTCCTGAATCTGTCGGCGGTGCTCAAGCGGACCGCGGTGAAGGTATCCAAGATCTGCAACGATCTGCGGTTGCTGTCGTCGGGACCTCAGGCCGGTTTGGGCGAGTTACGGCTACCGGCACGGCAGGCCGGATCCAGCATCATGCCCGGCAAGGTCAATCCGGTCATCCCGGAGATGGTCAACCAGGTGGCCTTCGCGGTGATCGGTGCCGACGTCACCGTCACCATGGCAGCTGAAGGCGGGCAACTCCAGCTCAACGCGTTCGAGCCGATCATCTGCCACAGCCTGCTGCAGTCGATCGGCTGGATGCGACGGGCGTTCGACACCTTGCGAACCCACTGTGTCGAGGGAATCGAGGTCAACCGTGAGCATCTGCAGGACATTTCGGCGCGGAGCGCCAGTGTGGTGACGGCGCTGATCCCGGTGCTGGGATACGCGCGAGCCAGTCAGGTCGCCGCGGCGGTGCTGGACGGCCGCGGCGAGGTGCGAGACTTGGCACTGGCCACCGGATCGATCGCGGCCGCGGACCTGGACCGGCTGCTGGGACACACCCCGGCCCTCGGCCACGTCAGCGAGTAG